The Methylomusa anaerophila genome has a segment encoding these proteins:
- the uvrC gene encoding excinuclease ABC subunit UvrC, with the protein MNELEEKLAVLPDKPGVYVMKDDKGRIIYVGKAINLKNRVRSYFQSSRHHSPKVLALTARIADLEYIITASEIEALILECNLIKKHRPKYNISLRDDKSYPYIKITVNEDFPKVYATRKVQKDGARYFGPYTSAGAVHETLQLLRTLFPVRSCRNLDARRPCLEHHIKRCLAPCAGKTDKIVYSEMIKAVCLFLEGRSNALMKKLKQGMDDAAENLEFEQAARLRDQLAAVEKIIEKQNIVTGSGDQDAIGLARSAIGTCVQVFFIRSGKLVGRDYFMLTNSEHESDADVLAAFIKQYYIQAAFIPREILLPVGLEEQHLLSGWLTGIKGGRVLLETPCRGTKKDLVNMAAGNAATVLTEQSAKIQTKTDHSEGAVAELARYLGILEPLARIECFDISHIQGAETVASMVVFEGGQANKAEYRRYKLTTVEGKPDDFRSMQEVVGWRYREAAAKGPVPDLIIIDGGKGQLNAALPVIRAAGLTEVTVIGLAKEFEHIFREGISEPLILPRYSQALYLVQRIRDEAHRFAITYHRKLRARRNLTSVLDHINGIGEKRRKALWDHFGSLAKIKEATIEELAAVPGMTKLAAKAVYNFFRQGSYSP; encoded by the coding sequence GTGAACGAACTGGAAGAAAAACTTGCGGTTTTGCCGGATAAACCGGGTGTATATGTAATGAAAGATGATAAAGGCCGCATCATCTATGTCGGCAAGGCGATTAACCTAAAAAACCGGGTGCGTTCTTATTTTCAATCCAGCCGCCATCATTCCCCCAAAGTGCTGGCGCTGACGGCCCGGATTGCCGACCTGGAATACATCATTACCGCTTCGGAAATCGAAGCTCTTATCCTGGAATGCAATTTAATCAAAAAGCATCGTCCCAAATATAACATCAGCCTGCGTGATGATAAAAGCTATCCTTACATTAAAATAACTGTGAACGAGGATTTTCCCAAGGTATATGCCACCCGCAAAGTGCAGAAAGACGGCGCCAGGTATTTTGGGCCTTACACCAGCGCCGGCGCAGTCCATGAAACGCTGCAGCTTTTAAGAACCTTGTTTCCGGTGCGCTCCTGCCGTAACCTTGATGCCAGGCGGCCTTGTTTGGAGCATCACATCAAGCGGTGTCTGGCCCCCTGCGCCGGAAAAACAGATAAAATTGTTTACAGTGAAATGATAAAAGCTGTTTGCCTATTTTTGGAAGGGCGTAGCAATGCTTTAATGAAAAAGTTAAAACAAGGCATGGATGACGCGGCAGAAAACCTGGAATTCGAGCAGGCGGCCCGTTTGCGGGACCAGTTGGCGGCAGTGGAAAAAATAATAGAAAAACAAAATATTGTTACCGGCAGCGGTGACCAGGACGCCATCGGACTGGCCCGCTCAGCAATCGGAACCTGTGTCCAGGTATTTTTTATCCGCAGCGGCAAATTGGTGGGACGGGATTACTTCATGCTGACCAACAGTGAACACGAAAGCGATGCGGATGTTCTTGCAGCGTTTATCAAACAATATTACATTCAGGCGGCGTTTATTCCCCGGGAAATTCTTCTGCCGGTCGGTCTTGAGGAACAGCACCTTCTGTCCGGCTGGCTTACCGGTATAAAAGGGGGGCGGGTGCTGCTGGAAACACCCTGCCGGGGTACCAAGAAAGATTTGGTTAACATGGCTGCCGGCAACGCCGCTACCGTTCTCACAGAGCAATCCGCCAAAATCCAGACCAAAACCGACCATAGCGAAGGAGCAGTGGCTGAGTTGGCCCGGTATTTAGGTATTCTTGAGCCGTTGGCACGTATCGAATGCTTTGACATTTCTCATATCCAAGGCGCGGAGACGGTTGCTTCCATGGTCGTATTCGAGGGGGGACAGGCCAATAAGGCCGAATACCGGCGGTACAAACTGACTACCGTGGAGGGAAAACCGGATGATTTCCGCTCCATGCAGGAAGTAGTGGGGTGGCGCTACCGGGAGGCGGCGGCGAAAGGTCCGGTGCCCGACCTTATCATTATCGACGGTGGCAAAGGGCAGCTTAATGCGGCCTTACCGGTCATTCGGGCGGCAGGGCTGACGGAAGTGACTGTCATTGGTCTGGCCAAAGAATTCGAGCATATCTTCCGGGAAGGAATCAGCGAGCCGCTTATTTTGCCCCGCTATTCCCAGGCATTGTATCTCGTTCAGCGCATCCGGGATGAGGCCCACCGGTTTGCCATTACCTATCATCGCAAATTACGGGCCAGGCGTAATTTGACATCGGTGCTGGATCATATTAACGGTATTGGTGAGAAGCGGCGCAAGGCACTGTGGGACCATTTCGGCAGTTTGGCTAAAATCAAAGAAGCGACAATAGAAGAATTGGCTGCTGTGCCAGGAATGACCAAACTGGCGGCGAAAGCCGTCTACAATTTTTTCCGGCAGGGTAGCTATTCACCTTAA
- the rd gene encoding rubredoxin → MGKYKCAVCGYVYDPAEGDIDHGVKPGTAFEDVPDDWQCPVCGVGKDQFEKI, encoded by the coding sequence ATGGGAAAATACAAATGTGCGGTTTGCGGTTATGTGTATGATCCCGCCGAAGGCGATATCGACCATGGTGTTAAACCCGGCACCGCTTTCGAAGACGTTCCTGACGATTGGCAATGTCCGGTATGCGGGGTTGGCAAAGATCAATTCGAGAAAATCTGA
- a CDS encoding four helix bundle protein, translating into MSVENTAKYKSKCFAIRIIKLYKFLTETKKEFVLSKQLLRSGTSIGANLAEAECSISRKDFLAKVYIALKESAESLYWLELLPETEYLSDTEFQSVYNDCLEIKKMLMATTKTMANKNSTPNS; encoded by the coding sequence ATGAGTGTTGAGAATACGGCAAAATATAAAAGCAAGTGCTTTGCGATCAGAATAATCAAGCTCTATAAGTTTTTGACGGAGACAAAGAAAGAGTTTGTTTTGTCAAAGCAATTGCTGCGAAGCGGAACAAGCATTGGAGCAAATCTTGCTGAAGCGGAATGCAGCATCAGTCGAAAAGATTTTTTGGCAAAGGTATATATTGCATTAAAAGAATCTGCTGAGAGTTTGTACTGGCTTGAACTTTTGCCCGAAACAGAGTATTTGAGTGATACGGAATTCCAATCTGTTTATAACGATTGCCTTGAAATCAAGAAAATGTTAATGGCAACCACCAAAACTATGGCCAATAAAAATTCAACTCCTAACTCTTAA
- a CDS encoding BRO-N domain-containing protein has product MDDNNKIQLFEDKRIRTAWDEEAEEWLFSVVDVVGVLTDQPTQRSASNYWAKLKERLNEEGANQLLTNCQQLKLKAADGKRYSTDVANTEQLLRIIQSIPSPKAEPFKLWLAQVGRERIEETIDPELTIDRALVTYLKKGYSREWINQRLQAIQVRKELTDEWDNRGIKQGAEYAILTDEITKAWSGMSTRQYKRLKGLKKENLRDNMSTLELVLNMLAEATTTELSKEEEPQTFNENRSVARSGGEVAGNARRDIENRTGKPVITAKNAVDFSRLLGNVIEDVAGNADDGDKSGSGGDGK; this is encoded by the coding sequence ATGGACGATAATAATAAAATCCAGCTTTTCGAGGATAAGCGCATTCGCACCGCCTGGGATGAAGAAGCCGAAGAATGGCTATTTTCTGTCGTCGATGTGGTCGGCGTTCTAACCGACCAGCCGACGCAACGCAGCGCGAGTAATTATTGGGCAAAACTGAAAGAGCGTCTAAACGAAGAAGGCGCAAATCAGTTGCTGACAAATTGTCAGCAACTGAAATTAAAAGCCGCTGACGGGAAACGCTATAGCACGGACGTAGCCAACACCGAGCAGCTTTTACGGATCATCCAGTCGATTCCCTCGCCTAAAGCCGAGCCTTTCAAACTGTGGCTGGCCCAGGTCGGACGCGAGCGAATTGAGGAGACCATCGACCCGGAGCTCACCATCGACCGCGCACTTGTCACCTATCTGAAAAAAGGATACTCCCGAGAGTGGATTAACCAGCGCCTGCAGGCTATTCAAGTACGGAAAGAACTTACGGACGAGTGGGATAACCGTGGCATAAAGCAGGGGGCGGAGTACGCCATCCTTACCGACGAGATAACCAAGGCCTGGTCCGGTATGAGCACCCGCCAATACAAACGGCTTAAGGGGTTGAAGAAGGAAAACCTGCGCGACAACATGTCCACGCTGGAACTGGTGCTGAACATGCTCGCGGAGGCCACGACAACTGAACTGTCAAAAGAAGAGGAACCTCAAACCTTCAACGAAAACAGGAGTGTAGCGCGTTCCGGAGGCGAGGTTGCAGGTAACGCCCGGCGCGACATTGAAAACAGGACCGGCAAGCCTGTTATCACCGCAAAGAACGCCGTTGACTTCTCACGCCTGCTTGGCAACGTGATTGAAGACGTAGCCGGCAATGCGGACGACGGCGATAAGTCCGGCTCGGGAGGTGACGGCAAATGA
- a CDS encoding methylated-DNA--[protein]-cysteine S-methyltransferase encodes MVESKVVNESMQKVCTVLSTAWGYVAAVWSENGLWELGFPRPDKQKALQEVKTENIVEDKPYGEIEGSERLQRELNIYFRGFPVKFETPVDWRGYTPFQRAVLQYAAGIPYGKAASYGEVATAVGRPKAARAVGGAMHINRTPIIVPCHRVIGANGDLVGFGGGMELKRALLILEGFLSLK; translated from the coding sequence ATGGTAGAAAGTAAGGTGGTGAATGAATCCATGCAAAAAGTATGCACAGTATTGTCAACAGCTTGGGGGTATGTAGCGGCGGTCTGGTCGGAAAACGGATTATGGGAATTAGGTTTTCCCCGCCCGGATAAACAAAAGGCTTTGCAGGAAGTGAAAACGGAAAATATAGTTGAGGACAAACCATATGGGGAGATTGAAGGCAGTGAGCGGTTGCAGCGGGAACTAAACATTTATTTTCGCGGCTTTCCGGTTAAGTTTGAAACACCGGTTGACTGGCGAGGATATACACCTTTTCAAAGGGCAGTTCTCCAGTATGCCGCCGGCATTCCTTACGGGAAAGCCGCTTCTTATGGCGAAGTAGCGACCGCTGTCGGCCGCCCGAAAGCGGCGCGGGCGGTTGGCGGCGCCATGCATATTAACCGGACACCCATTATCGTTCCCTGCCACCGGGTGATCGGGGCCAATGGCGATCTTGTCGGATTCGGCGGCGGTATGGAACTTAAGCGGGCTTTACTCATTTTGGAAGGATTTCTCAGCTTAAAGTAG
- a CDS encoding Cof-type HAD-IIB family hydrolase gives MSIKLIAIDLDDTLLDDHLTISPRARETIREAVRRGVAVTVATGRMYRSALPFARQLELDVPFITYNGALIKCSISGEIILHIPVRRELAQQAAELCRVKNWYIQTYVNDMLYVKELDRYADMYSALAGVEPIPVGENIYKVQDPPTKMLIVSEPDNIPDIQQTLQNVFNDKLYIVSSKPMYVEITDPAANKGRALELLAARLKIDRQEVMAIGDSGNDLEMIKYAGLGVAMGNARPEVKAAAQAVTRHNNDDGVAAAIEKFVLI, from the coding sequence ATGTCAATTAAACTGATTGCAATTGATTTGGACGATACCTTGCTTGATGATCATTTAACCATATCCCCCCGGGCCAGGGAGACAATCCGGGAAGCCGTGCGGCGGGGCGTGGCGGTTACGGTGGCGACCGGGCGGATGTACCGGTCGGCTTTGCCCTTTGCCCGGCAGCTGGAACTGGATGTGCCTTTTATTACTTATAATGGTGCGCTGATTAAATGCAGCATATCCGGTGAAATCATCCTGCATATCCCGGTTAGGCGGGAACTTGCCCAGCAAGCAGCGGAGCTGTGCCGGGTCAAAAACTGGTACATCCAGACCTATGTCAATGATATGCTGTACGTAAAAGAACTGGATCGTTATGCCGATATGTATTCCGCTCTTGCCGGGGTGGAACCTATCCCGGTCGGCGAAAACATCTACAAGGTTCAGGACCCCCCAACCAAAATGCTGATCGTCTCCGAACCGGACAATATCCCTGACATTCAACAAACACTGCAGAACGTTTTCAATGATAAGCTATACATTGTTTCATCCAAACCCATGTATGTTGAAATAACCGATCCGGCGGCCAATAAAGGCCGGGCGCTGGAGCTGCTGGCCGCCAGACTTAAAATTGACCGGCAGGAAGTCATGGCTATCGGCGACTCCGGCAATGACCTGGAGATGATCAAGTATGCCGGCTTAGGCGTTGCCATGGGGAATGCCAGGCCGGAGGTGAAAGCTGCGGCGCAAGCAGTGACGCGTCACAACAATGATGACGGCGTAGCGGCAGCAATCGAGAAATTTGTGCTGATTTAG
- a CDS encoding methyl-accepting chemotaxis protein produces the protein MNIKKIQIGIKIGIGFFIMLGLIATMAVVAVISLQSFSRNLDAIDKANHRLTLAMQIESSFYNSVATIRGYMAYGDEKFAKQMEQAASNAVVLEHELLELTGENDRPEVQKLVQLTSKYSDGVMNDLLPVVRTYHQELKAGNAEKAQLLTAEAYQIAGKISPYSDQITTIVQNLVANNKAIVAESTASSLGNMNKQIIFSGIIAATAIVIGIILSLILTYMVRKPINQMLTTANHMAEGDLAGSFSYVEEGDELSQLAIALNKMRHSFKTAVSKILNSARQVAASSNSLAHIVDDSARAATQVQDSISQVTHNAEQQQEAATLALGAAEHLVASIQQIAANAAIVVDVSLETAQAAQAGSEKVTTAVRQMSNIDQTVGGLAQVIGKLEGHSQAIGQIVNTISAIAGQTNLLALNAAIEAARAGEHGKGFAVVAEEVRKLAEQAGEAAQQIADLIVEIQQETTCAVAAMHSGTREVTVGTEVVNSAGKAFEDIAAHIDRVTGQVREISVAIQDMAEGSQQIVTSVQSFETSSRDIAAQTQTVSSATVEQSVSMQQLSIAGQNLSQMAQALTGVVTHFKI, from the coding sequence ATGAACATCAAAAAAATACAAATTGGAATCAAAATCGGTATTGGCTTTTTTATCATGCTTGGACTCATTGCTACCATGGCTGTGGTTGCCGTTATCTCTCTCCAATCGTTTTCCCGTAATCTTGACGCTATTGACAAAGCAAACCACCGTTTGACTCTCGCCATGCAGATTGAAAGTAGTTTTTATAACAGTGTTGCGACGATACGCGGGTACATGGCCTACGGGGATGAGAAGTTCGCCAAGCAAATGGAACAAGCAGCCAGCAATGCGGTGGTACTGGAGCACGAGCTCTTGGAGCTGACCGGTGAAAACGACCGGCCGGAAGTGCAAAAACTGGTGCAACTGACCAGTAAATATTCCGACGGGGTGATGAACGACTTATTACCGGTAGTCCGCACCTACCACCAGGAACTTAAGGCCGGAAACGCTGAAAAGGCTCAGCTGTTGACTGCTGAAGCCTATCAGATTGCTGGTAAAATTAGTCCATACTCCGATCAGATCACAACTATAGTGCAAAATTTAGTTGCTAATAACAAAGCAATCGTAGCAGAAAGTACGGCATCTTCCTTAGGCAATATGAACAAGCAAATCATTTTTTCCGGCATAATTGCCGCCACCGCTATTGTTATTGGAATTATTCTCAGTTTAATTTTGACTTATATGGTGCGTAAACCAATCAACCAAATGCTGACTACTGCCAACCATATGGCGGAAGGTGATCTTGCCGGCTCCTTTTCTTATGTTGAGGAAGGTGACGAACTGAGTCAACTGGCTATTGCCCTCAATAAAATGCGGCATAGTTTTAAAACTGCTGTCAGCAAAATTTTAAATTCCGCCCGGCAGGTTGCCGCTTCCTCCAACAGCCTGGCTCACATTGTCGACGATTCGGCCAGAGCCGCTACTCAGGTCCAAGACTCCATCAGCCAAGTCACCCATAATGCCGAACAGCAGCAGGAAGCCGCCACTTTAGCTTTAGGAGCGGCGGAACATTTAGTAGCCAGTATTCAGCAAATTGCCGCCAATGCCGCTATTGTTGTCGATGTATCCCTTGAAACCGCCCAGGCGGCGCAGGCGGGAAGCGAGAAAGTCACTACTGCAGTCAGGCAGATGAGTAATATCGATCAGACAGTGGGCGGTTTGGCGCAAGTAATTGGCAAGCTGGAAGGACATTCCCAGGCAATCGGCCAGATTGTCAACACCATTTCGGCTATTGCCGGACAAACCAATTTATTGGCGCTGAATGCCGCCATTGAAGCGGCCCGGGCGGGTGAACACGGCAAAGGATTTGCCGTTGTGGCTGAGGAAGTGCGCAAACTGGCCGAACAAGCCGGAGAAGCTGCCCAGCAAATTGCCGATCTGATTGTGGAAATTCAGCAAGAAACCACTTGTGCGGTAGCCGCTATGCATTCCGGTACCCGGGAAGTGACAGTAGGAACCGAAGTGGTTAATAGTGCCGGTAAGGCGTTTGAAGATATTGCGGCTCATATTGACCGGGTCACCGGTCAGGTCCGGGAAATATCTGTGGCGATACAGGATATGGCGGAAGGCAGTCAGCAGATTGTTACCTCTGTTCAGTCTTTTGAAACCAGCAGCCGGGATATTGCCGCTCAAACGCAGACCGTTTCGTCTGCTACGGTGGAACAGTCTGTTTCCATGCAGCAATTGTCAATCGCAGGGCAAAACCTTTCTCAGATGGCGCAGGCTTTAACCGGAGTGGTAACCCACTTTAAGATTTAA
- a CDS encoding YqaA family protein, which produces MEEVTALLLQWGVAGLIAAAFTESFCSPILPDFVLIPLALASPEKALYYGMVATLASVAGGYVGHWIGRKIGLPAARKIIPPKYQELVQRYVRENAVWAIFLAALSPIPYKFVSITAGALGVRLDVFFIASFVGRAKRFLVEGVLIYYFGPKAVELFSNHSDSFIIGLLIATGLVILLVYIVKRYRKAETVSE; this is translated from the coding sequence ATGGAGGAAGTAACTGCATTATTATTACAGTGGGGAGTAGCCGGCCTCATAGCGGCGGCGTTCACCGAATCATTCTGTTCGCCTATTCTCCCTGATTTTGTGCTGATTCCGCTGGCACTTGCCAGTCCTGAGAAAGCACTGTATTACGGTATGGTGGCTACTTTGGCCTCAGTTGCCGGCGGCTATGTGGGCCATTGGATCGGCAGAAAAATAGGTTTGCCGGCGGCTAGAAAGATTATTCCCCCCAAATACCAGGAGCTTGTTCAGCGATACGTCCGGGAAAACGCCGTTTGGGCCATTTTTCTCGCCGCCTTGTCGCCGATTCCCTACAAGTTCGTCAGCATTACAGCCGGCGCCCTTGGCGTTCGCCTGGATGTTTTCTTTATTGCTTCATTTGTCGGCCGGGCAAAACGATTTCTCGTGGAAGGAGTGCTAATATACTATTTCGGTCCGAAAGCCGTTGAGTTATTTTCAAACCACTCGGACAGTTTTATAATTGGGTTATTGATTGCGACCGGTCTTGTTATACTCTTGGTATATATTGTAAAGCGTTACCGCAAAGCGGAGACTGTGTCCGAATAA
- a CDS encoding phosphatase, protein MKFVADLHIHTIASGHAYSTVLEIARAAADKGLQMIALTDHGPAMPGGPHAYHFGNLTAIPGEIYGVKILKGVEANVIDRKGKLDLDDGRLAKQDIVLAGLHTLCAPEGSVAENTEMMINTMKNPWVDIVVHPGNPEFPVDEEAIVQAAAEYGVAIEINNSSLTISRKGSMPHCDHIACLAKRYGVIVSVSSDSHFAFTVGEFDVANQLLEKHGIKEEMVLNTSIQRVLSHLERRKNRVR, encoded by the coding sequence ATGAAGTTTGTTGCAGACCTGCATATTCACACAATTGCCAGTGGTCACGCTTACAGCACGGTGCTTGAAATTGCCCGCGCCGCAGCGGATAAAGGGCTGCAGATGATTGCCCTGACCGACCATGGGCCTGCTATGCCGGGGGGACCTCATGCATATCATTTTGGCAACTTGACAGCCATTCCTGGCGAAATATATGGTGTAAAGATACTTAAAGGGGTAGAAGCCAACGTTATTGACCGCAAGGGCAAGCTGGACTTGGATGACGGCAGGTTAGCCAAACAGGACATCGTTTTAGCCGGACTTCACACGTTATGCGCTCCTGAAGGCTCTGTGGCCGAAAATACAGAGATGATGATTAATACGATGAAAAATCCTTGGGTGGATATTGTTGTTCACCCGGGTAATCCGGAATTTCCCGTGGACGAAGAAGCGATTGTCCAGGCTGCAGCCGAATATGGTGTGGCTATTGAGATCAATAACAGTTCACTCACAATCAGCCGTAAAGGCAGTATGCCCCATTGTGATCATATCGCTTGCCTTGCCAAGCGCTATGGGGTAATTGTTTCGGTTAGCTCAGACAGCCATTTTGCTTTTACGGTGGGAGAGTTTGACGTTGCCAATCAATTATTGGAAAAGCACGGGATAAAGGAAGAAATGGTGTTAAATACTTCTATCCAAAGGGTTTTGTCCCACTTGGAGCGGCGGAAAAACCGGGTCCGGTAA
- the rapZ gene encoding RNase adapter RapZ: MDNFRLVIVTGMSGAGKSQVVRAMEDLGYFCVDNLPPMLIPKFAELCAQSGGKVSKIALVVDIRGGEFFDTLIQVLEDMEKQGYLYEILFLEAADATLIRRYKETRRRHPMAPHGRISEGIMRERDRLEHIRGRATHIIDTSGLSTTELKGKIIALFAEDREHERMTITVVSFGFKYGIPLDADMVLDVRFLPNPFYVESLRRHSGKEPQVGDYIWKWPVTQQFMEKLSGLVDFLVPHYVKEGKSQLIIAIGCTGGLHRSVFVAEKIHESLKGKGYKTNVEHRDIKHNITEV, encoded by the coding sequence ATGGATAATTTTCGTTTGGTAATTGTTACCGGTATGTCCGGCGCGGGTAAATCCCAGGTGGTAAGAGCTATGGAAGACCTGGGCTATTTTTGTGTTGACAACCTCCCCCCCATGCTGATTCCAAAATTCGCCGAGCTGTGCGCCCAGTCAGGAGGAAAGGTGTCCAAAATTGCTCTGGTGGTGGATATACGGGGCGGCGAATTTTTTGATACGCTGATCCAAGTGCTGGAAGATATGGAGAAGCAGGGATATCTTTATGAGATATTGTTCCTGGAAGCAGCTGACGCCACACTTATCAGGCGGTATAAGGAGACCCGCCGCCGCCATCCAATGGCTCCTCACGGACGGATCAGCGAAGGTATCATGCGGGAACGGGACCGTTTGGAACATATTCGCGGCCGGGCTACTCATATAATCGATACTTCCGGATTATCAACAACTGAGCTCAAAGGAAAGATTATTGCCTTATTTGCTGAAGACCGGGAACATGAACGAATGACCATTACCGTGGTATCCTTTGGCTTTAAATACGGCATACCTTTAGATGCCGACATGGTACTGGACGTCCGGTTTTTACCTAATCCTTTCTATGTGGAGTCATTACGGCGCCATAGCGGCAAGGAGCCGCAAGTTGGCGACTACATCTGGAAGTGGCCGGTAACCCAGCAATTTATGGAAAAACTTTCCGGTCTGGTGGATTTTCTTGTTCCTCACTATGTTAAAGAAGGAAAAAGTCAGCTCATTATCGCGATTGGCTGTACCGGTGGTTTGCACCGGTCGGTGTTTGTCGCCGAAAAAATACACGAATCCTTGAAAGGTAAGGGTTATAAGACCAATGTCGAACATCGGGATATAAAGCACAACATCACCGAAGTTTAG
- a CDS encoding gluconeogenesis factor YvcK family protein, with the protein MHILKWLYPGMKFKRWLLLFSLGVILVSMGLAMIFNYKYIGVIEESIFRLFYLTTGKYYYAVTALAGIAIIVGGVAVMLLATRQIIHSVISVLVPEGSEKLVEIIFQKRRLNRGPALAVVGGGTGLSVLLRGLKSITSNLTAIVTVADDGGSSGRLRKDLGIVPPGDLRNCLVALADTEPLMEKLFQHRFGGCGELAGHSFGNLYIAAMTEIVGDVELALKESSKVLAVRGQVLPATAERIRLVAEMADGTRVEGESQIPLANKQIKRVFIQPADAVPVKGVLEAIKEVDACILGPGSLYTSVLPNLMVKGVVEALRATEAVKIYICNVMTQPGETDGYTASQHVKAIIDHIGPGCIDYVVVNVQQVAPELQEVYGQQGAYPVIADLAEIEALGVKIVQANLISETNLVRHDPIRLSRTIIKLVYDLKVNSDRMRLLDYYLIAETIKKWKE; encoded by the coding sequence ATGCATATATTGAAATGGCTGTATCCTGGGATGAAATTCAAGCGCTGGCTGCTCTTGTTTTCACTTGGGGTAATTCTGGTCAGCATGGGCCTGGCAATGATATTCAACTATAAATATATTGGTGTGATTGAAGAAAGCATTTTCCGGTTATTTTACCTGACTACCGGCAAGTATTATTATGCGGTGACAGCGCTGGCCGGCATTGCCATTATCGTTGGCGGCGTGGCTGTCATGCTTTTGGCTACCAGGCAAATTATCCATTCGGTAATCAGTGTTCTTGTTCCGGAGGGATCGGAAAAACTGGTTGAAATCATCTTTCAAAAGCGGAGACTGAACCGGGGGCCCGCTCTGGCTGTGGTGGGCGGCGGTACCGGACTCTCAGTCCTGCTGCGCGGCCTCAAAAGTATCACCAGCAATCTGACTGCCATTGTAACTGTGGCCGACGATGGTGGTTCATCAGGACGCCTGCGGAAAGATTTAGGGATTGTCCCCCCGGGAGATCTGCGCAACTGTTTGGTTGCTCTGGCCGACACTGAGCCTTTGATGGAGAAATTGTTTCAGCACCGTTTCGGCGGTTGCGGTGAACTGGCCGGACACAGTTTTGGCAACCTTTATATTGCCGCCATGACGGAGATTGTCGGCGATGTTGAACTGGCTCTTAAAGAGTCCAGTAAAGTATTGGCCGTTCGCGGGCAGGTATTGCCTGCCACCGCCGAACGCATACGACTGGTGGCGGAAATGGCGGATGGCACCCGGGTAGAAGGCGAGTCGCAGATACCATTGGCCAATAAACAAATTAAAAGAGTATTTATTCAGCCTGCCGACGCCGTCCCGGTAAAAGGCGTGCTGGAAGCCATTAAGGAAGTAGATGCGTGTATCCTGGGCCCCGGCAGCCTTTACACCAGTGTACTTCCCAATCTTATGGTCAAAGGGGTGGTGGAGGCCCTTAGGGCGACCGAGGCCGTCAAAATCTATATATGCAATGTTATGACTCAGCCCGGGGAAACGGATGGGTATACTGCCTCACAGCACGTGAAGGCAATTATTGACCATATCGGCCCGGGGTGTATAGATTATGTGGTAGTCAATGTCCAGCAAGTCGCGCCGGAACTGCAGGAAGTATATGGGCAGCAGGGGGCATATCCGGTAATTGCGGATTTAGCTGAAATTGAGGCTCTTGGCGTTAAAATCGTTCAGGCCAATTTGATCAGTGAAACCAACCTGGTGCGGCATGATCCCATTCGTCTGTCCCGGACTATAATAAAACTGGTATATGACCTCAAGGTCAACTCTGACCGGATGCGGCTCCTCGATTATTACCTGATTGCCGAGACCATTAAGAAATGGAAAGAATGA